The following is a genomic window from Abditibacteriaceae bacterium.
CAAGAAATTCAGTGCTCCTGGTAGCACTCAAGGGGATGATGTAACAACTTACACGTGGGATTCTCTAGATCGATTGGAAGCAATGACCTCTCCGGGTGGGCCCTTTGACTACGGCTTCACTGATGGCAACAGTGGTTTGGTAACTCAATTGCTCTATCCCAATGGCGTGCGGTATCAGCAAAGCTATGACAATATGGGACGATTAGGAGGTAATATCACCGAAAAGGTCAACGGAACCCCCAATAGCCTAATCGCCAGTTATATACATTCGCCTTTTCCTGTGACCTCAATTGGTCAGCCCGGCTATCGTGATGGCATACGTACTATTCAGACGACCCTACCTAACACTACGACGCAGACCACCACTTACGGGTATGACTCAACCAACCGCCTCCAGTCGGAGAAGTCAGGCGGAACCACGCCCGTTGTAGATATAGGTTACAGTTACGACCTTGCGGGTAATCGTGACAGTTTGATTAACAAGTCAGGACCAGGAGGGCAAAATTTTCCGACCAGCTCAATCTACACTTCAAACAATGTAAATCAGTATCAAGAGATTGATCTGAATGGACCATCGGGGTATTCGGTAACGGGAGTGTGGCATGACGACAATGGCAACATGAAGCAGCTGGGTAGTCGCTTTTACACTTACGACTCTGCCAATCGCCTAACGCAGCATCTCATCACAGATCCGAATACGGGGGATAATGTGAGCCGTACCAACTGGAACTATGATGGTATGAATCGCGTCAAGCGTGCTGTCCTGAGGACCTGGAACACAGCAGCAACTCCTCCCAGTTGGAACGTGAACAGTGAAGAGCTGTTTGTGTATGATGGCATGAATGTTATCCAAGAGCGTAAGTCCGACAACACCGTTGCAGTAAGTAACACTTGGGGGCTGGATGTATCGGGGACTCTGGGGGGAGCGGGGGGTATTGGCGGTCTCTTGTCGCGGGTTGTGCGAAACGGCAGTGCCATTGTCGTGAAGCACTACGTTCACACCGATGGGCGAGGGAACGTGATTGCCCTGACGAAATGGGACTCCAACCTGAATGCAACCGATGCTGTGGTGGGGCGTTATTCTTATGACAGCTTTGGTGCATCGGCCACAAGTATTGGCGTAGACGCCGCGAAGAACCCGTATCGCTACCAGAGCAAGCGCTATTACACTAACGCGAATCTGAGCGACTTCGGCTTGCGCTTTTACAATTCGGGGATGGGACGTTTTATAAACCGCGACCCGATCAGGGAATCGGGTGGCATCAATATGTATGCCTACGTTGGCAATAATCCGGTTAATGCAGTGGATCCACATGGGGAACTTGCTATTCTCGCTTACCCCGTTTGGGTTGCAGTGGGAGGAATCGCTACTGTTGTTACAGGCGTTGTAGTCGCCGATCAGTTGAAAAAGCATGGGGGGGACATTTCACTTCCCACTTTTCATGGCACACCGCAAACACCGGCAACTGATCCTGTACTTAGCTTCCCAGCGACACCGTCTAGCCCTTTTGTGTGTCCAGGGCGCGGGACGAACAAACTTAAGCCGGATTCAGCGGATAACAATCCTAACCCTTGGCCTAAAACAGTAGATGGCCCTCATACTACCTGGCGACCTGGACACACGGCAGAGTGGTGGCCGAACCCGCAAAACCCGACCGGTTGGGATGAGGTCAGCAGAACTGACCAGACCGGAGCACCACACGATGGTGTGCCAACTCCTCATCGGCATAATCCGGATGGGACAATGGATCACATACCGAATGCTCCATTTCCGACATGGGGACCACGAAAATGAATGAACAAATTAATGAGATTGAGTGGATACAGAATTGGTACTTATCCCAATGCGACGGAGACTGGGAACATAGTTTTGCGATCACCATTACAAACTTAGACAATCCGGGGTGGCAAATTAGCATTCCTCTTTCAGAAACAGAACTAGAACTTCGATTTTTTGACCCCATCGACCTGAGACGAAGTGAGCAAGACTGGGTAAGATGCTGGACTGCCATGGGGTGGGAGATAGGGGGAGAGCAGTTGGGGATTCCACCACGTGTGCAATACTTTCAGGCTTTGTGCGGCCCCCAAAATTTAATCGAATCTTTAAAAATATTTAGACAATGGGCCACTTCAAGAGCAGTTAATTCATGAGTTCGGGAGCCGTCTGGGCCGCTTCATCAACCGCGATCCGAATCCCTGGAAAAAGCCCTCTATTTGTCGATCCTAAAACGCTTCAGCCCAGGGCGGGTACCGGGCAACCAAGAGGAATAGGCCCTAGAGGGAAGCCTTGCTTCAAAGAAATAGTCGATTTCGGTTCACCTATTGGTTTGTCAATGGCGTTCCAACAAGTAAGGGAATGATTCATTATGATGGAAATGGGATGATACATATAGTTCCTGTATCATAATAATATGGATAACATCAACAGTCGATTAAAGTTGTCACTCCAGAAGGCATTACTGGGAGCAATCACAGATAACTTATATGCTGTTACTGCGGGTTTTGAAGGTCAATGGATTCGAATAGACGCTTACTTCACTGGGGATATAACGGCCGAAGACCGCGACTCCATATCAGTCGCCGCAACAGAAGTCATAGCAGATTTCGCAACAGATTTTATGATAGATGAAAGGTGTTACTCCCTCCTGGAACATAATAGCCTGAAAACGTTGGATTTTTGGGCCTTTTTAAGGCAAAGGGAGGAGAATTCTCCGCCGATAATATGAAATTACTTGTGGACAGTCATAGAATTCTTGATCAAATTCAACCACACTTTTTTTTATTTTCAGCCCTACAGTAATCCTCAGGCCCGATTCAGACTGCTGGTATCTGAACCATGATGAGATGAGCAGTGCCTGCGTGCTGTGGAGAGAAACTGGCCCATTCATTAGTGTGGCCCACCTCTGAATTTTCGGATTGTCCGCAGGCGATCTTCTTCGTGGGTGATCATGGCCAACCGATTTTTTCGGCAACCGTTTACATGGCGTTCATCAGGGGTTGACATACGGAGACGCTGCCGCTCACTGCGCGTGAACTACCGCACCTGGCATTAAAGACGCCAACATGCTGACCGCTTGTTGGAGATCGCATTCATGGCGTGCGACGATGAGATCATTCCCCTTCAGGAGCGCATCGAAACTATAGGCGACGACTCCGATTTGCAGAAAGTTTATGATAAGGAACGTCACCTCCTGTATATCGCCTGCACCTGTGACAGGGATCACTTATTAGGGACGAGTACTGCACCAGCTTCTGAATCCTTGGACGATCTAAACATGTAGGGGCAATGTCTTAAGAGAGCAAAGGGACTCGACCGTACTCCCTCCGCTGCAAAAAATAGCTTTTCGCAACTTTATTTGTTGCGAATCAAGTGAGAGCTATCCGTTTAGGGACACGCCGGACTTGCGGAATCGCCACCAGTGCGGAAGCTGTTCGATTTAATTCTTTCGTTCTTGCACCATTTCACAAGACCGTCTAACAACGCTACGTTGGAGCCGTCAAAATGGCGTAGCGCGGTCGGGCTTGGCGATGCGAAGTTGGACAAGGACCGTCGTCGGTCGAGTTTTGTGCCGTCCCCTCTTCGCCAAATAGCATATAGAGAGTGGTATCATCAAAGGCTGCCCAGTTTTTACCCTGCTACAAGGTGATTTTTATGCGGGATACTCAGGTATGACTGTATAGTCGTTGATTTCCTGATCGAACAACCTATGGATTGGAAGGGACACCACTGCTTGGATTGAACTCGCCTTCGCGCAACCTTCTTTTATAGTCATCCCCCGACGTCTTCATCATTTCATCCACTGCTCTATCTGCAGCCGTCTTTTCTTTACCCGCTGTCCATACACAGGAAATCAAGCTGCCTGGGGAAGAGGCGCTCCGAGAACCCACTCTAGTAACAGAGGCACACACTCTGCCGTCCTGTAATATCTCGGCCTTTAGCTCGCCGTCCCATACCCTAGCGTATAGGTCAAGCTCCTCGCCATCAACCATTGTGACCGTTTTCGACCATGGAAGAGATTGATTATGCAGATAGACTGCATCTTCCGATCCGAAATAACGCACATCGGATACGTTGCCTGCACCGCTGAGGCGGTAAGTTATTTCATACGTGCGTCTAACCTCTACTGCTGAATAGAATCCTGGCTTACCTGGGATTGTCGTAAAAAAAACGCGATACTCATTGGCGTTAGGGGTAAGGTTCCCCAACGCAAGTAAAGAGTCGGTTTGGCTTGTCGCGCCTTCGGGGCTATCAAGTCGAAAGCTGTAAACCTTTCCTGTCTCCCTTTGGTAATCAACTAATAAGCCATGTCCCTGTTCATCGCTTTTCCAAAACCGACCTTTGATATCATCACCAGTGGCTTGCCCCAATACATTCGTTATTTCATCAATACTCTTACCTATGAGAGACGGAATATCGAAGGTAGCACTGGCACTTGTCTGTGTTGCAGGCTCTTGCACTACAGGCTTTGACGATTTTGAGGTGTCTTGCGTGATTCCGCTATTAGAGGGTGCCGAGGCAGTATCTTCCTTGCTATCAGGCGGCGAATTATCAGGGCTACACCCTCCAACTGCTATCCCTGCAACGAGTGCAACCCAATTGTGCCAGTTACTTAGACGCAACTGTTTCATTTTATTCCTTCCTTTTTTGCTCCGAGGACAATTTTGCCATTGCATCAATTATAACGCTACGTACTCCTAATTTGGGAGCAATCCTCGTTGCATGAACAATCTTACTGAGGTGAGATTTTCTGTTGCGTCCGCGTTCTGTCCATTCGTCCGGGTACCAGCTACTCGCAGCTCGTCTCCGTGACGCACGCAACACGGCTGGTTCTACTCAGCGCGAGGTCGCTGATCGCCTCGCCAAGCCTCCATCCTACGTACACAAAGTAGAAAATGGCGAACGTGAGTTGAATGTAATCGAGCTGTTTGACTATTGCGCTGCACTGGAAGTTGATGCAATAGAATTTATTCGCGGCCTGCAAGGTGCGATAGCCCAGTCTCGCAAGGACGAAACTGGAAACGCTTGAAAGCGGTCTTCATCATCTCTCATCATCGATTTCCCTGCGGCAACCAAAACTGTAAGGCCATTCATCAGGAAGGCTGTTGTCAATTCCAGCGACTCTCATGTGGATCGTGAAGGGGACGGTCGTATTCTCCCATACACGCACATACTCTTTCTGATCGGTTTCGTTCACATAGAAGTAGCCATACGGGTCTTGCTTCACGATATCGTAAGCCCTCTGGGTAAAGTACGCCTTCCATTTCACATCTTCAGGGTTTAGCATCAAGTCCATTTCTTCACCTAAGATGTCGATAATATCGAAAGCGTCAAATTCGGGGCAGTCATCAGCCATTGTCGATGCTCCTTCGCAGATTTAGCGCGGAAATCGCTGCTTGCAATCGATTCACGCACTTCCCGCCCTGGAAGTCAACGTCGCTTCCAAAAGATTACTAATGCGCGGCCTTACTTTTTATAGCTCTCTGTGCGTCATGGAGCTTGCTTCATCCTACCTATTGAAAGGTGATTTCTAGAGACGTTCTGACTAGGTTTGAGGTAGCTACAAAATAAAATATAAAAGTTTTAGAAAATGCTTGCTTCTTCCGGCCGGTTTCGTAAAGTGACACCGACTCGAAGAAGAGTAATAACCGCCAAAAAGGAGGTGCTAATGAAAGTGCGGGAACCACGCGCTGCGCTCTTCACCTTGACGAACCAAGATGCCGAAGTCTTCTTCAATGACCCGCTTGACCACAAGCAAATGAAGGTTGAAAGTGTCTGGGTAGCCGCGAAATCCGATATCGGCGCAGTCGGCGAAAAGGAAAATATGGGCGTAGACGATTCAGTAGACGAAGGGCAGGCGCATTTGAGCTGGCTAAAAATCTAGCGCGAAGTGAGGTGCAACATGAGTCTGGATGTTGAAAGCACGCGACAGCAAATTATTGATGGCATAGCCAATTTCGGGGCAGAGGAGATGATTAATGCTTTGCGGGATGGGTGCTTCATCGCCGCCGCCGTACACGAAGAACTTAAAGACTGGAGCCGCATGGCGGAGCTTACACATTACGCCAAACAACTCGATGAACTGCCTTTAAAGCGCGGATGACTAACGAGGAGGGACGTCACATCCCCTTCAAAAGGAGACAACAAAATGGCAACGAAGAAAAGTACAGTATCGAAAGCAACCCCAACTAAAATCACACGCTCAAAAAAAGCACCAGCGGAAGTTTTCGAGGAGGGCGCTGCGCTGTCTGTTACCGCAAGCGAACAAATTGAAGCACCTGCGGAGGCTAATGCAAACATGCCCGTCAAAGCCACAAAGGATGGTAAGCCCATGTCGCCGCGTTATGAAGCAGCTTGTGCCGAAGTGTCACGCATTAATCGCTTGTTTCACGAATCCCTATCGGCGAAAGCGAAGCTGCTTGGTACCGAGAAAAAGAATGAGTCGGTTGGGGTATATAGCCATCCTTCCACCAGCGAGCTTAATGAAAAAATTCGAGAGACTCGCGGCCACCTTGAAAGCCTGCTGGAGCAGAAGCGGCAGTTGAAACCCGCTCCTGAAGGTCTCGCCGAAATCGATAAGAAAATTAGCGAACTGCGGAAGATGCGCAGTCTGGCAAGGCAGGAAAAGAAGGTGGCACTGGCCGAGCTTTCTTGAATGTAATCCTGCACAGAAGACGAGTCTTTACGGAGGCTCGGCTTTTGCGTTCTGTGGCGATGTGTGTCCATCAAAGTGCGGATTAGGAATGGCTACCTCATGCCTTATTTGCAAGTCCATGCCTAATCCCATCGACGCGATTATCGTCCGTGCCGTATGCTGCTTACTTACGTCATCACCGACGCCTGTCTGTGCGCCATATTCCCCCTGTGCGGCGTGTTCTTGATATAAGCGGGTAGTAACGGCGCGCTGTCAAATTTTCCTCGTACTGGGCGAAAATGTTATCGGCTTTTTGCACCAGGCGGCTTACATCACGGTTTTGTCTTCAGGAGACACTTTAATTGGCATGCCCGAATTTCTTTCGCTCTTTTGTGAACCAATCACTCAATTTCTCATCAGACTCACAAACCTGTCGTAGAGAGCGTAGGACTTCTTCCCCGTTGCGTCTGGCTAACATTGGCATTAACTCAAATTGTGTTTCCCTGACAAATCTTTCAACGAGCTTATCGCACCGTTTTGGGTCAAGCTCCATTAAATATGCTCGACGCACTTTTCGGTGGCAAGCGATCAAGGTCGACCCCGATCCTGCGAACGGGTCAAGCACAATTTCTCCTCGTTTTCGGGTGCTCAGGCGGATAGCCCGCTCAATCAAGGCAATAGGCTTTTGGGCGATATGCCATTCATTTGTGGTGTTGCTATCCACCGCCCATACATTAGATTCAGATCGGGAGGGCGCAAAGTAATGTGTGCCACCCTCTCTCCATCCGTACAATATTAGCTCGTACTGACGCTGGAAGTCTGACCAACCCATAGTGGTAGTGTTTTTTACCCAGATTAGCAAATCACCGAAATGCCCTCCTGATTGTTTGAAGGATTGCTTTAAAACATCGATCTCTGTTGCTCCCATACAAATGTATGCGGCACCATCACAATGCTTCAACATATGAGTGAGGGAAGTGTCCAACAGATGACGAAATTGTTCGGGTGTCAAGCTATCATTCAGGATCTTTTCACCCTTATGAATGTAATTTGCGTTGTACGGAGGATCTGTGAAAACAATCGAGGCACGATTTCCCCCCATTAGCAGGTCATAAGATCTTTCTAAGGTTGCATCAAAACAGCCCAGATAATGGATTCCGAGCTTCCATAGATCGCCTTCCTGACAAAAGGTCGCAGGAGGCCCCTCTTCTTCGTCGAATTCATCGCCTCCGGTTCCTTGCTGGCGCTGATTAATTCGTTTCTGATGCAGATGATAAGCGGCTTCAAGAGACTTGGCCTTGCCGCTGTCTAACAGCTCTAATGCAGCCCGCTGATATGCGTTACTCAACTTAAGGAATTTATCAAGATCTTTCTGCGGCAGAACAATGTCCTTGTCGAGAAGCTTATATCGATATTCATTACCGTATTTTTCGGCCACCTGATCGACAGCCGTTGAAAACTTGGCCGCTCTCTCCACCGTTGTTTTGCTGACATCATGGGACGCTGCAACCTTTTGCGCGGTCGTGGTCTTCGACTTCTCACCATTTTGGGGAGAAGTGAGATCTGTCCGTGCCCCCTGCTGCTTAAGACTGCGATATTCCAACCCTATAAGGTAATCGCGCCAATTCTTTGAAATGTTTCGGCGTGCAATTTGATTGGTGATAATCCATTGCTTCACATGGTCGCGCCCAGTGAAAGTGCGTTCCGTAACCTTGTACGGAATACCGTGTTCCCGACAAATCTCGTATCGATTGTGGCCGTCCACTAAAATTTTTTGCTCCTTCCAGACGATAAGGGCGTCGCGACAACCCTCGTCCAGCAGGCTCTGCACAAGCCGTAGCCTTTCCTCTGCTTGAAGCGGTGGAATCAAAGATTTAAATTCATCATCAACAGCGTAGACGGTTTTACGCACTTTTTGCTCCTCCATAACTGGATTTTGAGTAGTACTAAATCTCGAAGCGTATTATATCCGTCTGGGCACCTGACTCATATGCTGTCTTCAATCCTACGACCTGCTACTAGGTTGCAGGCTTCATACAACTCTTTAATAGCGGCCATCCTTAAAAAATGTGCATTGCCGGGATATGAAATCATTACTTATGTAAGTGCCATTTCTATCTATTAGATCATGTACAGAGGAAAAGAATAATCCTCGCATGGCATATCTAGTGATTTCAGTATTTTAAATACCGCAAAACACACCAATCTCGGACACTCAAGTCCTAGGACGGGTGTTTCCACTGGAAAATTTGACTTTTATGGAAGTCACAAATTTGGTCTCTACGACCATACCAAATATCATGTCTCTTTGAGAGTAGGTGGAACCGATTTACATAATTTGCTGTCAGTCTAACGTGTTAGTTAAAGTCTTATCACGACTAGATTCGTGGAGGTAAACAATGAAGTCTGAAAAGATTATAGATGAAGGCTTACTCCGAGCAGCAGCTAAGACTTGGGGTAGTAAGGGTGGCAACGCCCGCGTAGCTAAAATGACGATGGAGCAACACAAAGCTCACGGCAAGATGATGGTAAACGCCAGAGAAGAAAAAAGAAAGGAGCGAAGACAACAGCAGGACGGTGCAGGCAATGAGTAATAAAGCTAAGTGCAGTAAATACGAAGCTA
Proteins encoded in this region:
- a CDS encoding immunity 53 family protein, with the protein product MNEQINEIEWIQNWYLSQCDGDWEHSFAITITNLDNPGWQISIPLSETELELRFFDPIDLRRSEQDWVRCWTAMGWEIGGEQLGIPPRVQYFQALCGPQNLIESLKIFRQWATSRAVNS
- a CDS encoding DNA modification methylase, producing the protein MEEQKVRKTVYAVDDEFKSLIPPLQAEERLRLVQSLLDEGCRDALIVWKEQKILVDGHNRYEICREHGIPYKVTERTFTGRDHVKQWIITNQIARRNISKNWRDYLIGLEYRSLKQQGARTDLTSPQNGEKSKTTTAQKVAASHDVSKTTVERAAKFSTAVDQVAEKYGNEYRYKLLDKDIVLPQKDLDKFLKLSNAYQRAALELLDSGKAKSLEAAYHLHQKRINQRQQGTGGDEFDEEEGPPATFCQEGDLWKLGIHYLGCFDATLERSYDLLMGGNRASIVFTDPPYNANYIHKGEKILNDSLTPEQFRHLLDTSLTHMLKHCDGAAYICMGATEIDVLKQSFKQSGGHFGDLLIWVKNTTTMGWSDFQRQYELILYGWREGGTHYFAPSRSESNVWAVDSNTTNEWHIAQKPIALIERAIRLSTRKRGEIVLDPFAGSGSTLIACHRKVRRAYLMELDPKRCDKLVERFVRETQFELMPMLARRNGEEVLRSLRQVCESDEKLSDWFTKERKKFGHAN